The Acinetobacter wuhouensis genome includes the window ATTGGGTAATCTCAGGGATTTGAGTCAGTAAGTTTGCACCAAGTTTGGTTTTTAATTCTTCTAAATTTTGGGTGTCGTCAATTTTTTCTAGGCTAGGTGCATAAAGCGTGGCATTGCCTTTTTGTATAGTATTTAGGATTTTCCCCCATACACGCTCATTAGGAAGATCAATCGCAATAATATTGGCTTTCCATTGAGATAACCATGTGAGCGGCCCTGCTTCAGAGGCAGCACCAAATAACACCATCGTGCGGTCAGACAGATCAAACCATTTAGGATGAGCAACAGCTTCTCGTAAAGCATTGGCATGGCTTTCTTCAATAATTCCTGCATCTAACCAAGTTTGAATTTGATCCAGTAAAGCTTGACCTTGTAGGTCTTTCCCATGATAAGGAACAGACCATTCAGGTTTTGCTTCAGAACGACCTTTCAGCGTAACCGTTTGAATTTGCGTTGTGACAGGAACCGTCATGACATCTTTTAGAGAATAGCGTTGCCCATCTCTAAAAAAGTCAAAACTGTGTTGTGCTTTATGTAAACCTTGTTTGGCAATGGTGATCGCATTATTACTTGAGCGAATACCATTTTCGACCAATGCCTTAAAATAAATTGGATAATGTTTACGCCAGTTCTTTTCTTGCAAAGCGTGTTGTGAATTTTGGTGATCGACCAACGACAGTGCTTCGGCAATAATTTCCTTACCCACTTGAGAACTACTTACTTTATGAGTTTCAGGATCAATTGGAAATTGTAAACCATCATTTGAACTGGACATGCAAAATCTCTCGTTTTATTTCATCATTAATATACAGATGTATACATTATCCATGCAGAGTTTAGCTAAAGGGTGGCATTTCCTAACAATTTTCTGAGTAATTAGTCGTACAGTCTATGTGGAAATAAATTTGTTATATCAAAGGAAATATTGATGATTTTATAAAGAAAAAACCTTCTTTATAGAAGGTTTTAAGTATGAGGAATTGGTTGTTTAAAATTTACTATTCTAGATTAGCAGTTCCCTTTTTTTGCTTGACCTGGCGGACAAAAACGACCATCGCCATGTCTGCGATCATTATAAACCCCATTGGGATCTACAACGATGCTACCCTCATGTGTATGTACAGCACATGCACTTAAAGATAGCATCAGACTGGAACATAGAAATAAAATCATTTTTTTCATTTTTAGATCCTTTATGGTGAGTTAGATTTTCATTTAAAATTTAAGACCTATTGAGCCATTTCAAAAGTACTTTTGTGTAAATGAATGAGCATTTAAAAAATGATTTTTATTGTGAGTTTATGGTTTAAGAATAGTTCTAAAACCAACATGGGTTGTGGCAAGATCTAGCTCTTGTGGATGACGACTACTGGTTCTAAATCTTGCACAGTAATTATTGGCACATAAAAAAGAGCCACCTTTAATTACATAGTTTTGTGCATGGATTTGTTGTTGACGTAGATGGCTATAATCTCCCATGTGTTGATCATGGGCACCTGTATAGGGTGATGTTGTCCATTCCCATACATTTCCAATCAAGTCATAGAGTTGAAATGCATTCGCTGGAAAGCAACCAACAGGTGCAACACCTTCAAATTGATCTTGCTGCAAATTTTGAAAAGGAAAGTTGCCTTGCCAATAATTTGCAATAGGTTGGTGTTGCTGATTTTGTGGTTCATGATGCAATGGTGTGTCATAGGTAGATTTCGCTTTTGCAGCATATTCCCATTGTTCTTCTGAGGGTAAATCTCTCTTAAGCCATAGCGCATAATGTTCAGCATCATTTTTGGTAACGTAGCGTACGGGTTCTGCAGGATTCGGGAGAGCACCGTGTTCACCATAGGGTGTTTTCCAAGTAAAGCCAGATTTGAGTTGCCACCATTGCTGAGGATGCTTTGGATCTGGACTAAATACAGCAACTTGTCGTTGCTTTTCAGCATCTGTAATGTAATGTGTTGCATTTACAAAACTTGCAAATTGAGCAACTGTAACTTCGGTTTGATCAATCCAAAACCCAGAAA containing:
- a CDS encoding SUMF1/EgtB/PvdO family nonheme iron enzyme; translated protein: MIVKYIIAISVSLLLAGCHVSSNTEHEQYQSKAQLILGDPQKCGKYSGLPHHWGRDKHAGMVWIPEGSFELGSNIAYPDELNFGEKKRKISGFWIDQTEVTVAQFASFVNATHYITDAEKQRQVAVFSPDPKHPQQWWQLKSGFTWKTPYGEHGALPNPAEPVRYVTKNDAEHYALWLKRDLPSEEQWEYAAKAKSTYDTPLHHEPQNQQHQPIANYWQGNFPFQNLQQDQFEGVAPVGCFPANAFQLYDLIGNVWEWTTSPYTGAHDQHMGDYSHLRQQQIHAQNYVIKGGSFLCANNYCARFRTSSRHPQELDLATTHVGFRTILKP